The following are encoded in a window of Pagrus major chromosome 14, Pma_NU_1.0 genomic DNA:
- the LOC141008720 gene encoding uncharacterized protein: protein MDLRLQANPQLHYGINGGAGRSSRPGEDDTLKFLSREEQECLQFFEETIDSLEESLEENDPRLGQVKHPAIGSGPFDEVDVPPTSSPKPGVILSSPLASPLSPKEDIIDLVQPDLVQTRELIFNPTSPDFQSMVPTPESHFEIKPMRDSIDSLPSEYNPPLPSGNYGSTDSHSAYHPPGSIPTPVLIAQKIAENQAGGTSNLLPSTLLRRSSLEAEKPPSYSTDLPVKQGPPTSVKPTRFPANISVILGSKEHQNQSLANVNIHERRAQMLANLTGPHPLLQEVPQQAMEQKTRNAPTRSISFKDPSPGKSRMEALSKLGLSRNRAMSGGTSLSVTPDSTTLDLLPGEGTSAKPLEASVPQTTETSTRLPEVDVTTLHQSQVNVDRKSDILRTDSLRSQEDRNPHPPRQIQINADRKSEILRTDSLRSQEDRNPHPPRQIQINADRKSEILRTDSLRSQEDRNPIPPRQIQINADRKSEILWTDSLRSQEDRSRQLSPSPPTATQSSYSPPPLEHKTSISPPPEVSSVEFNSYGGKSIVVNPSHSTRSEHATSSVTHEPKVLPPALAHPSEFNSYGGKSKVMTPVPVAVNRSDLPDILSSHIDKSQTLPARSEARPSEPNSYGGKTLTINPSAGLNRSSNSSAKSFKAPAPTPAPRPPRHSYHGAVSTQKPAQHAMSLEHKSRRPGSMFRPQGITVQFSGRGATDESRREALRKLGLLKDS from the exons ATGGACCTCCGTCTGCAGGCCAACCCTCAGCTGCACTACGGGATCAACGGGGGCGCAGGTCGAAGCTCCAGGCCGGGC GAAGATGATACGCTGAAGTTTCTGAGCCGGGAGGAACAGGAATGCCTCCAATTCTTCGAGGAAACTATCGACTCGCTGGAGGAGAGTCTGGAAGAGAACGACCCGAGGCTCGGACAAGTGAAGCACCCCGCAATCGGTAGCGGTCCTTTCGATGAGGTCGATGTACCCCCTACCTCGAGTCCCAAGCCTGGTGTCATTCTTTCCTCTCCCCTGGCGAGTCCTCTGAGTCCCAAAGAGGATATTATAGATCTGGTGCAACCGGACTTGGTGCAGACCAGAGAGCTGATCTTCAATCCCACCAGTCCAG ATTTTCAGAGCATGGTGCCGACCCCTGAAAGCCACTTCGAGATCAAGCCAATGCGTGATTCGATAGACAGTTTGCCTTCGGAGTACAACCCTCCCCTACCAAGCGGCAACTACGGGTCCACAGACAGCCACTCCGCCTACCACCCTCCAGGCAGTATCCCCACCCCAGTCCTGATTGCCCAGAAGATAGCGGAGAACCAGGCAGGGGGAACCTCCAACTTACTGCCCTCCACACTCCTTCGCAGAAGCAGCCTGGAGGCCGAAAAGCCACCAAGCTACAGCACAGATCTTCCCGTCAAACAAGGTCCACCTACCTCTGTGAAGCCTACCCGCTTTCCTGCCAACATCAGTGTGATCCTTGGCAGCAAGGAGCACCAAAACCAGTCGCTGGCTAATGTGAACATCCATGAGAGACGGGCGCAGATGCTGGCGAATCTAACGGGGCCACACCCTCTGCTGCAGGAAGTTCCTCAGCAGGCCATGGAGCAGAAGACTCGAAATGCTCCCACACGCAGCATCTCATTCAAGGACCCCTCCCCGGGCAAATCGAGGATGGAGGCGCTGTCTAAGTTGGGTCTGAGCAGGAATCGTGCCATGTCTGGTGGTACATCGCTCTCTGTCACCCCTGATAGCACCACTCTGGATCTTCTACCCGGTGAAGGAACAAGTGCCAAACCTCTGGAGGCCAGTGTTCCCCAAACAACAGAAACCAGCACCAGATTGCCAGAAGTCGATGTTACGACACTACATCAGAGCCAGGTTAATGTCGACAGAAAGTCAGATATACTGCGGACAGATTCCCTCAGGAGCCAGGAAGATAGAAACCCCCATCCACCACGTCAGATCCAGATTAATGCCGATAGAAAGTCAGAGATCCTTCGGACAGATTCCCTCAGGAGCCAGGAAGATAGAAACCCCCATCCACCACGTCAGATCCAGATTAATGCCGATAGAAAGTCAGAGATCCTTCGGACAGATTCCCTCAGGAGCCAGGAAGATAGAAATCCCATACCACCACGTCAGATCCAGATTAATGCCGATAGAAAGTCAGAGATCCTTTGGACAGATTCCCTCAGGAGCCAGGAAGATAGGAGCCGTCAGTTGAGCCCCTCACCTCCTACAGCGACACAGAGCAGCtactctccacctcctctggaGCATAAGACATCTATTTCCCCTCCACCTGAGGTCTCCTCAGTGGAGTTTAACAGCTACGGAGGGAAATCTATTGTGGTCAACCCGTCTCATTCCACCAGAAGTGAACATGCAACCTCTTCGGTGACCCACGAACCCAAAGTCCTCCCACCTGCGCTGGCTCATCCCAGTGAGTTCAACAGCTACGGAGGAAAATCCAAAGTCATGACTCCTGTTCCTGTAGCCGTGAACAGGAGCGACCTTCCGGACATCCTCAGCTCCCATATCGACAAGAGCCAGACCTTGCCAGCTAGATCAGAGGCACGACCTTCTGAGCCTAACAGTTACGGTGGAAAGACCCTAACCATCAACCCCTCCGCTGGGTTGAATCGCTCTTCAAACAGTTCGGCAAAGAGTTTCAAAGCTCCAGCTCCGACCCCAGCCCCAAGACCTCCTCGACACTCCTACCACGGCGCTGTTTCCACCCAAAAGCCAGCGCAGCATGCCATGTCCCTTGAACACAAATCGCGGAGACCCGGCTCCATGTTTCGTCCCCAAGGCATCACTGTTCAGTTTTCTGGACGGGGCGCGACGGACGAATCGCGCAGGGAGGCTTTGAGGAAACTGGGGCTGCTGAAAGACTCTTGA
- the rab3ip gene encoding rab-3A-interacting protein isoform X1: MACSSGQSNAETLEGFHEVNLASPTTPDLQNQAEQRPPARHSTPPASLYRTHSLGAPRPGRPTSLQADQLPTQPVYSTPRHSHNGSVPGQEAESADGNFLSGEDGEECSALSDSLSRLRSPSVMEVREKGYERLKEELAKAQRELLLKDEECERLSKVRDQLGQELEELTASLFQEAHKMVREANVKQANAEKQLKEALGKIDVLQAEVQALKTLVLSSPTSPLGDLPPSGAVGGGVKTPFRKGHSRNKSTSSAIMGTQPDPSATQPIVRECREVDSQLFSDFKAWKEEPTLDRSCCFLERVYHEDIYPCLTFSKSELGSAILEAVEQNTLSVEPVGFQPLPVVKASAVECGGPNGRRAELVTKCALSGQTKTCKHRIKFGDSSNYYYVSPYCRYRITAVCNFFTYIRYIHQGLVKQQDAEQMFWEVMQLRREMSFAKLGYYKDQL, translated from the exons ATGGCCTGCAGCAGCGGTCAGAGCAATGCCGAAACTCTGGAGGGGTTCCATGAGGTGAACTTGGCCTCACCTACCACACCTGACCTTCAG AACCAAGCTGAGCAGCGCCCCCCCGCCCGTCACAGCACCCCGCCCGCCTCGCTGTACCGGACCCACTCCCTGGGAGCGCCCCGTCCTGGCCGCCCCACCTCGCTGCAGGCCGACCAGCTCCCCACACAGCCGGTGTACTCCACGCCGCGGCACAGCCACAATGGAAG CGTGCCGGGCCAGGAGGCGGAGTCGGCCGACGGCAACTTCCTGTCCGGAGAGGACGGGGAGGAGTGCAGCGCTCTGAGCGACAGCCTGTCGAGGCTGCGCAGCCCGTCGGTGATGGAGGTCCGAGAGAAAGGATACGAGAGGCTGAAGGAGGAGCTGGCCAAGGCCCAgagg gagctgctgttgaaggaTGAGGAGTGTGAGAGGTTGTCTAAAGTCAGAGACCAGCTCGgccaggagctggaggagctcaCCGCCAGTCTCTTCCAG GAGGCCCACAAAATGGTCCGAGAAGCCAACGTCAAACAGGCAAATGCTGAGAAACAACTGAAAGAGGCTCTCGGCAAG atCGACGTCCTCCAGGCGGAGGTCCAGGCGCTGAAGACACTCGTGctctcctcccccacctcccccctgGGTGACCTCCCCCCTTCAGGAGCGGTAGGAGGGGGCGTGAAGACTCCCTTCAGGAAGGGCCACAGCAGGAACAAGAGCACCTCCTCCGCCATCATGGGGACGCAGCCCGACCCGTCGGCCACGCAACCCATCGTACGGGAGTGTAGAGAG GTGGACAGTCAGCTGTTCAGTGATTTCAAGGCGTGGAAGGAGGAGCCGACGCTGGACCGGAGCTGCTGCTTCCTGGAGAGAGTTTACCATGAGGACATCTACCCCTGCCTCACCTTCAGCAAGAGCGAG CTGGGGTCGGCCATCTTGGAAGCCGTGGAGCAGAACACGCTGAGTGTGGAGCCGGTCGGTTTCCAGCCGCTGCCGGTGGTCAAAGCCTCGGCGGTGGAGTGTGGAGGACCAAA TGGGCGAAGGGCCGAGCTCGTCAC AAAATGTGCCCTGAGTGGTCAGACCAAAACCTGTAAGCACAGAATCAAGTTTGGAGATTCGTCCAACTATTACTACGTGTCTCCCTACTGTAGATATAga ATCACAGCAGTGTGTAATTTCTTCACCTACATTCGCTACATCCACCAAGGGCTGGTCAAACAGCAGGACG cagAGCAGATGTTCTGGGAGGTGATGCAGCTCCGCAGAGAAATGTCCTTCGCTAAGCTCGGCTACTACAAAGACCAGCTGTGA
- the rab3ip gene encoding rab-3A-interacting protein isoform X2, whose protein sequence is MACSSGQSNAETLEGFHEVNLASPTTPDLQNQAEQRPPARHSTPPASLYRTHSLGAPRPGRPTSLQADQLPTQPVYSTPRHSHNGSVPGQEAESADGNFLSGEDGEECSALSDSLSRLRSPSVMEVREKGYERLKEELAKAQRELLLKDEECERLSKVRDQLGQELEELTASLFQEAHKMVREANVKQANAEKQLKEALGKIDVLQAEVQALKTLVLSSPTSPLGDLPPSGAVGGGVKTPFRKGHSRNKSTSSAIMGTQPDPSATQPIVRECREVDSQLFSDFKAWKEEPTLDRSCCFLERVYHEDIYPCLTFSKSELGSAILEAVEQNTLSVEPVGFQPLPVVKASAVECGGPNGRRAELVTKCALSGQTKTCKHRIKFGDSSNYYYVSPYCRYRITAVCNFFTYIRYIHQGLVKQQDEQMFWEVMQLRREMSFAKLGYYKDQL, encoded by the exons ATGGCCTGCAGCAGCGGTCAGAGCAATGCCGAAACTCTGGAGGGGTTCCATGAGGTGAACTTGGCCTCACCTACCACACCTGACCTTCAG AACCAAGCTGAGCAGCGCCCCCCCGCCCGTCACAGCACCCCGCCCGCCTCGCTGTACCGGACCCACTCCCTGGGAGCGCCCCGTCCTGGCCGCCCCACCTCGCTGCAGGCCGACCAGCTCCCCACACAGCCGGTGTACTCCACGCCGCGGCACAGCCACAATGGAAG CGTGCCGGGCCAGGAGGCGGAGTCGGCCGACGGCAACTTCCTGTCCGGAGAGGACGGGGAGGAGTGCAGCGCTCTGAGCGACAGCCTGTCGAGGCTGCGCAGCCCGTCGGTGATGGAGGTCCGAGAGAAAGGATACGAGAGGCTGAAGGAGGAGCTGGCCAAGGCCCAgagg gagctgctgttgaaggaTGAGGAGTGTGAGAGGTTGTCTAAAGTCAGAGACCAGCTCGgccaggagctggaggagctcaCCGCCAGTCTCTTCCAG GAGGCCCACAAAATGGTCCGAGAAGCCAACGTCAAACAGGCAAATGCTGAGAAACAACTGAAAGAGGCTCTCGGCAAG atCGACGTCCTCCAGGCGGAGGTCCAGGCGCTGAAGACACTCGTGctctcctcccccacctcccccctgGGTGACCTCCCCCCTTCAGGAGCGGTAGGAGGGGGCGTGAAGACTCCCTTCAGGAAGGGCCACAGCAGGAACAAGAGCACCTCCTCCGCCATCATGGGGACGCAGCCCGACCCGTCGGCCACGCAACCCATCGTACGGGAGTGTAGAGAG GTGGACAGTCAGCTGTTCAGTGATTTCAAGGCGTGGAAGGAGGAGCCGACGCTGGACCGGAGCTGCTGCTTCCTGGAGAGAGTTTACCATGAGGACATCTACCCCTGCCTCACCTTCAGCAAGAGCGAG CTGGGGTCGGCCATCTTGGAAGCCGTGGAGCAGAACACGCTGAGTGTGGAGCCGGTCGGTTTCCAGCCGCTGCCGGTGGTCAAAGCCTCGGCGGTGGAGTGTGGAGGACCAAA TGGGCGAAGGGCCGAGCTCGTCAC AAAATGTGCCCTGAGTGGTCAGACCAAAACCTGTAAGCACAGAATCAAGTTTGGAGATTCGTCCAACTATTACTACGTGTCTCCCTACTGTAGATATAga ATCACAGCAGTGTGTAATTTCTTCACCTACATTCGCTACATCCACCAAGGGCTGGTCAAACAGCAGGACG AGCAGATGTTCTGGGAGGTGATGCAGCTCCGCAGAGAAATGTCCTTCGCTAAGCTCGGCTACTACAAAGACCAGCTGTGA
- the rab3ip gene encoding rab-3A-interacting protein isoform X3, translating to MACSSGQSNAETLEGFHEVNLASPTTPDLQNQAEQRPPARHSTPPASLYRTHSLGAPRPGRPTSLQADQLPTQPVYSTPRHSHNGSVPGQEAESADGNFLSGEDGEECSALSDSLSRLRSPSVMEVREKGYERLKEELAKAQRELLLKDEECERLSKVRDQLGQELEELTASLFQEAHKMVREANVKQANAEKQLKEALGKIDVLQAEVQALKTLVLSSPTSPLGDLPPSGAVGGGVKTPFRKGHSRNKSTSSAIMGTQPDPSATQPIVRECREVDSQLFSDFKAWKEEPTLDRSCCFLERVYHEDIYPCLTFSKSELGSAILEAVEQNTLSVEPVGFQPLPVVKASAVECGGPKKCALSGQTKTCKHRIKFGDSSNYYYVSPYCRYRITAVCNFFTYIRYIHQGLVKQQDAEQMFWEVMQLRREMSFAKLGYYKDQL from the exons ATGGCCTGCAGCAGCGGTCAGAGCAATGCCGAAACTCTGGAGGGGTTCCATGAGGTGAACTTGGCCTCACCTACCACACCTGACCTTCAG AACCAAGCTGAGCAGCGCCCCCCCGCCCGTCACAGCACCCCGCCCGCCTCGCTGTACCGGACCCACTCCCTGGGAGCGCCCCGTCCTGGCCGCCCCACCTCGCTGCAGGCCGACCAGCTCCCCACACAGCCGGTGTACTCCACGCCGCGGCACAGCCACAATGGAAG CGTGCCGGGCCAGGAGGCGGAGTCGGCCGACGGCAACTTCCTGTCCGGAGAGGACGGGGAGGAGTGCAGCGCTCTGAGCGACAGCCTGTCGAGGCTGCGCAGCCCGTCGGTGATGGAGGTCCGAGAGAAAGGATACGAGAGGCTGAAGGAGGAGCTGGCCAAGGCCCAgagg gagctgctgttgaaggaTGAGGAGTGTGAGAGGTTGTCTAAAGTCAGAGACCAGCTCGgccaggagctggaggagctcaCCGCCAGTCTCTTCCAG GAGGCCCACAAAATGGTCCGAGAAGCCAACGTCAAACAGGCAAATGCTGAGAAACAACTGAAAGAGGCTCTCGGCAAG atCGACGTCCTCCAGGCGGAGGTCCAGGCGCTGAAGACACTCGTGctctcctcccccacctcccccctgGGTGACCTCCCCCCTTCAGGAGCGGTAGGAGGGGGCGTGAAGACTCCCTTCAGGAAGGGCCACAGCAGGAACAAGAGCACCTCCTCCGCCATCATGGGGACGCAGCCCGACCCGTCGGCCACGCAACCCATCGTACGGGAGTGTAGAGAG GTGGACAGTCAGCTGTTCAGTGATTTCAAGGCGTGGAAGGAGGAGCCGACGCTGGACCGGAGCTGCTGCTTCCTGGAGAGAGTTTACCATGAGGACATCTACCCCTGCCTCACCTTCAGCAAGAGCGAG CTGGGGTCGGCCATCTTGGAAGCCGTGGAGCAGAACACGCTGAGTGTGGAGCCGGTCGGTTTCCAGCCGCTGCCGGTGGTCAAAGCCTCGGCGGTGGAGTGTGGAGGACCAAA AAAATGTGCCCTGAGTGGTCAGACCAAAACCTGTAAGCACAGAATCAAGTTTGGAGATTCGTCCAACTATTACTACGTGTCTCCCTACTGTAGATATAga ATCACAGCAGTGTGTAATTTCTTCACCTACATTCGCTACATCCACCAAGGGCTGGTCAAACAGCAGGACG cagAGCAGATGTTCTGGGAGGTGATGCAGCTCCGCAGAGAAATGTCCTTCGCTAAGCTCGGCTACTACAAAGACCAGCTGTGA
- the rab3ip gene encoding rab-3A-interacting protein isoform X4 has protein sequence MACSSGQSNAETLEGFHEVNLASPTTPDLQNQAEQRPPARHSTPPASLYRTHSLGAPRPGRPTSLQADQLPTQPVYSTPRHSHNGSVPGQEAESADGNFLSGEDGEECSALSDSLSRLRSPSVMEVREKGYERLKEELAKAQRELLLKDEECERLSKVRDQLGQELEELTASLFQEAHKMVREANVKQANAEKQLKEALGKIDVLQAEVQALKTLVLSSPTSPLGDLPPSGAVGGGVKTPFRKGHSRNKSTSSAIMGTQPDPSATQPIVRECREVDSQLFSDFKAWKEEPTLDRSCCFLERVYHEDIYPCLTFSKSELGSAILEAVEQNTLSVEPVGFQPLPVVKASAVECGGPKKCALSGQTKTCKHRIKFGDSSNYYYVSPYCRYRITAVCNFFTYIRYIHQGLVKQQDEQMFWEVMQLRREMSFAKLGYYKDQL, from the exons ATGGCCTGCAGCAGCGGTCAGAGCAATGCCGAAACTCTGGAGGGGTTCCATGAGGTGAACTTGGCCTCACCTACCACACCTGACCTTCAG AACCAAGCTGAGCAGCGCCCCCCCGCCCGTCACAGCACCCCGCCCGCCTCGCTGTACCGGACCCACTCCCTGGGAGCGCCCCGTCCTGGCCGCCCCACCTCGCTGCAGGCCGACCAGCTCCCCACACAGCCGGTGTACTCCACGCCGCGGCACAGCCACAATGGAAG CGTGCCGGGCCAGGAGGCGGAGTCGGCCGACGGCAACTTCCTGTCCGGAGAGGACGGGGAGGAGTGCAGCGCTCTGAGCGACAGCCTGTCGAGGCTGCGCAGCCCGTCGGTGATGGAGGTCCGAGAGAAAGGATACGAGAGGCTGAAGGAGGAGCTGGCCAAGGCCCAgagg gagctgctgttgaaggaTGAGGAGTGTGAGAGGTTGTCTAAAGTCAGAGACCAGCTCGgccaggagctggaggagctcaCCGCCAGTCTCTTCCAG GAGGCCCACAAAATGGTCCGAGAAGCCAACGTCAAACAGGCAAATGCTGAGAAACAACTGAAAGAGGCTCTCGGCAAG atCGACGTCCTCCAGGCGGAGGTCCAGGCGCTGAAGACACTCGTGctctcctcccccacctcccccctgGGTGACCTCCCCCCTTCAGGAGCGGTAGGAGGGGGCGTGAAGACTCCCTTCAGGAAGGGCCACAGCAGGAACAAGAGCACCTCCTCCGCCATCATGGGGACGCAGCCCGACCCGTCGGCCACGCAACCCATCGTACGGGAGTGTAGAGAG GTGGACAGTCAGCTGTTCAGTGATTTCAAGGCGTGGAAGGAGGAGCCGACGCTGGACCGGAGCTGCTGCTTCCTGGAGAGAGTTTACCATGAGGACATCTACCCCTGCCTCACCTTCAGCAAGAGCGAG CTGGGGTCGGCCATCTTGGAAGCCGTGGAGCAGAACACGCTGAGTGTGGAGCCGGTCGGTTTCCAGCCGCTGCCGGTGGTCAAAGCCTCGGCGGTGGAGTGTGGAGGACCAAA AAAATGTGCCCTGAGTGGTCAGACCAAAACCTGTAAGCACAGAATCAAGTTTGGAGATTCGTCCAACTATTACTACGTGTCTCCCTACTGTAGATATAga ATCACAGCAGTGTGTAATTTCTTCACCTACATTCGCTACATCCACCAAGGGCTGGTCAAACAGCAGGACG AGCAGATGTTCTGGGAGGTGATGCAGCTCCGCAGAGAAATGTCCTTCGCTAAGCTCGGCTACTACAAAGACCAGCTGTGA